The Actinomyces wuliandei genome contains the following window.
CTGGGGCACGATCGAGCGCATCAAGGAGGAGGACGGCGTCGTCACCGGTACCGTGATCGAGGTCGTCAAGGGCGGCCTGATCCTGGACATCGGCCTGCGTGGGTTCCTGCCCGCCTCCCTGGTCGAGATGCGGCGCGTCCGCGATCTCCAGCCCTATGTGGGCCGTTCGCTTGAGGCAAAGATCATCGAGCTGGACAAGAACCGCAACAACGTGGTCCTCTCCCGCCGCGCCTGGCTGGAGCAGACCCAGTCCGAGGTCCGCACCAACTTCCTCCAGACCCTTCAGAAGGGCCAGGTCCGCTCCGGTGTGGTCTCCTCCATCGTCAACTTTGGTGCCTTCGTGGACCTGGGGGGCGTGGACGGCCTGGTCCACGTCTCCGAGCTGTCCTGGAAGCACATCGACCACCCCTCCGAGGTCGTCGAGGTGGGAACCGAGGTCACCGTGGAGGTCCTGGACGTGGACTTCGACCGGGAGCGTGTCTCCCTGTCCCTCAAGGCCACCCAGGAAGACCCGTGGCAGGCCTTTGCCCGTACCCACGCTATCGGCCAGGTGGTGCCCGGGAAGGTCACCAAGCTGGTTCCCTTCGGTGCCTTCGTCCGTGTCGAGGACGGGATCGAGGGCCTGGTCCACATCTCCGAGCTGGCACAACGCCACGTCGAGGTGCCCGAGCAGGTCGCCAAGGTCGGTGACGAGGTCTTCGTCAAGGTTATCGACATCGACCTGGAGCGTCGTCGCATCTCCTTGTCGCTCAAGCAGGCCAACGAGGGCGTGGACCCCGTCTCGGAGGACTTCGACCCGTCCCTGTACGGCATGGCGGCTGAGTACGATGAGGACGGCAACTACAAGTACCCGGAGGGCTTTGACCCGGAGACCAACGAGTGGCTCGAGGGGTACGAGGCCCAGCGCGAGGCCTGGGAGGCGGAGTACGCCGCTGCCCTGGCCCGCTGGGAGGCGCACAAGGCCCAGGTTGCCAGGGCGATGGAGGAGGAGCAGGACTCGGGCGCGGCTGCGGCGGCTGGCAGTACCTCTTACTCCTCGGCACCGTCCGAGGCCTCGGGCACTCTCGCCTCTGACGAGGCCCTTGCCGCCCTGAGGGAGAAGCTGACCGGTAACTGACAGCGACACCACGACGTTCTTGGCTGCTGCCGACAGGCGTGTGGGGGTCCCACCCGACCGGGTGGGACCCCCACGTCGTGTGCCGCCTGGCTGCTGCTCATATCGGTTCGTAGCTGACCGAGAGCCCGGGGGAGGGCATCATGGGGCTATGGCTCGTGGTACCCGTCGTCCTCCTCACCCCTCGGACAGAGCGCTGCGTGTCGGCCTGACCGGGGGGATCGGCACTGGCAAGTCCACGGTGGCTGACCTCCTGGCCGAGCACGGTGCCACCGTGGTCGCCGCCGACGACATCGCCCGTGACGTCGTCGGGCCGGGGACCCCTGGCCTGGCAGCGGTCGTCGAGGAGTTTGGCCAGGGTGTGCTCAAGGCCGACGGCACGCTGGACCGCTCTGCGCTGGGCAGCATCGTCTTTGCCGACGAGGGCAGTCGCGCCCGTCTGGAGGAGGTCCTCCTGCCGCTCATCGCTGCCGAGGCCTGGGCCCGTCTGGAGGAGGTGCCTGCTGGCGAGGTGGCTGTCTATGACGTGCCCCTGCTGGTCGAGGGACAGATGCAGGACATGTTCGACCTCGTGGTGGTGGTGGAGGCTGACCTGGACACGCGCCTGGAGCGACTGGCCGAGCGTGGACTGGGTGCTGAGCAGGCCATGGCCCGTATCGCCTCCCAGGCGACCGATGCCGAGCGACGAGCCGTGGCCGACGTGGTCCTGGTCAACTCTGGGACGCCGCAGGCCCTGGCACGCGACGTCGCCTCCCTGTGGGAGGACCAGCTGGCCCCCTGACCGGCTGTCGTGGCACTCGCGTAGCCTTGGGCGCATGCGTCCTGTCACTGACCTGCACCGTGCCGTCAAGCCCTTTGAGGTCGTCAGCCCTTACAGCCCCAGCGGCGACCAGCCCACTGCCATCGCCGAGCTGGCCCGGCGTCTGGAGGCCGGTGAGAAGGACATCGTGCTGCTGGGAGCCACCGGTACTGGCAAGTCCGCGACGGCCGCCTGGCTGGTGGAGAAGGTCCAGCGCCCCACCCTCGTCCTAGAGCCCAACAAGACCCTAGCGGCGCAGATGGCCGCCGAGTTCCGCGAGCTGCTGCCGAACAACGCGGTGGAGTACTTCGTCTCCTACTACGACTACTACCAGCCCGAGGCCTACGTCCCCCAGACGGACACCTTCATCGAGAAGGACTCCTCCATCAACGACGAGGTTGAGCGCCTGCGCCACTCCGCCACCAACTCCCTGCTCACCCGGCGTGACGTCGTCGTCGTCTCCTCGGTGTCGTGCATCTACGGGCTGGGCACGCCCCAGGAGTACGTGGACCGTATGACGCCCCTTGCGGTGGGGGACCGGGTGGACCGTGACGACCTGCTGCGCCGCTTCGTGTCCATGCAGTACACCCGCAACGACACGGACTTCACTCGTGGCACGTTCCGGGTCCGGGGCGACACGGTGGAGATCATCCCCATGTACGAGGAGCTGGCCATCCGCATCGAGCTGTTCGGGGACGAGATCGAGGCCCTGGCCACCCTGCACCCGGTCAGCGGTGACGTCATCGACACCACCGACCAGGTGTTTGTCTTCCCTGCCTCCCACTACGTCGCCGGGCCGGAGCGCATGGAGCAGGCGATCCAGGGTATCGAGGCGGAACTGGCTGGGCGCCTGGCCGAGCTCGAACGTGACGGCCGCCTCCTGGAGGCCCAGCGGCTGCGGATGCGCACCACCTACGACCTGGAGATGCTCCAGCAGATCGGGACCTGCTCGGGGGTGGAGAACTACTCCCTGCACATTGACGGGCGCGAGGTGGGTACCCCGCCTAACACGCTGCTGGACTACTTCCCTGAGGACTTCCTGCTTGTCATCGACGAGTCCCACGTGACCGTCCCCCAGATCGGCGGCATGTTCGAGGGCGACGCCTCTCGCAAGCGCACGCTGGTCGACCACGGCTTCCGCCTGCCCTCCGCGCTGGACAACAGGCCTCTCACCTTTGACGAGTTCAGTGAGCGCATCGGGCAGACCGTCTACCTGTCGGCCACTCCCGGAGACTATGAGACGGACCTGTCCGACGGTGTGGTCGAGCAGATCATCCGACCGACCGGCCTGGTCGACCCCAAGGTGGTGGTCAGGCCCACCCAGGGCCAGATCGACGACCTGCTGGAGCAGGTGCGTCAGCGCACCGAGCGGGACCAGCGGGTCCTGGTCACCACCCTGACCAAGCGGATGGCGGAGGACCTGACCACCTACCTGGCGGAGCGAGGGGTGCGGGTGGAGTACCTCCACTCTGACGTGGACACCCTGCGACGCGTCGAGCTGCTGCGCGAGCTGCGGCTAGGCAGTTTTGACGTCCTGGTAGGCATCAACCTGCTGCGCGAGGGCCTGGATCTGCCGGAGGTCTCCCTG
Protein-coding sequences here:
- the coaE gene encoding dephospho-CoA kinase, which gives rise to MARGTRRPPHPSDRALRVGLTGGIGTGKSTVADLLAEHGATVVAADDIARDVVGPGTPGLAAVVEEFGQGVLKADGTLDRSALGSIVFADEGSRARLEEVLLPLIAAEAWARLEEVPAGEVAVYDVPLLVEGQMQDMFDLVVVVEADLDTRLERLAERGLGAEQAMARIASQATDAERRAVADVVLVNSGTPQALARDVASLWEDQLAP
- the uvrB gene encoding excinuclease ABC subunit UvrB is translated as MRPVTDLHRAVKPFEVVSPYSPSGDQPTAIAELARRLEAGEKDIVLLGATGTGKSATAAWLVEKVQRPTLVLEPNKTLAAQMAAEFRELLPNNAVEYFVSYYDYYQPEAYVPQTDTFIEKDSSINDEVERLRHSATNSLLTRRDVVVVSSVSCIYGLGTPQEYVDRMTPLAVGDRVDRDDLLRRFVSMQYTRNDTDFTRGTFRVRGDTVEIIPMYEELAIRIELFGDEIEALATLHPVSGDVIDTTDQVFVFPASHYVAGPERMEQAIQGIEAELAGRLAELERDGRLLEAQRLRMRTTYDLEMLQQIGTCSGVENYSLHIDGREVGTPPNTLLDYFPEDFLLVIDESHVTVPQIGGMFEGDASRKRTLVDHGFRLPSALDNRPLTFDEFSERIGQTVYLSATPGDYETDLSDGVVEQIIRPTGLVDPKVVVRPTQGQIDDLLEQVRQRTERDQRVLVTTLTKRMAEDLTTYLAERGVRVEYLHSDVDTLRRVELLRELRLGSFDVLVGINLLREGLDLPEVSLVSILDADKEGFLRSTRSLIQTIGRAARNVSGEVHMYADHITPSMAEAIEETERRRVKQLAYNTEHGIDPQPLRKRIADVTDMLAREDVDTAELLAGGYRGHEEAQVRSRRKKAAEATVRERLAGSAQEDLEGLIAELTEQMHAAAQDLHFELAARLRDEVQDLKKELRSMRAAQ
- the rpsA gene encoding 30S ribosomal protein S1 — encoded protein: MTTTPPSPAPVAVNDIGATEEILAAVDETIKYFDDGDIVEGTVVKVDRDEVLLDIGYKTEGVILARELSIKHDVDPDEIVAVGDQIEALVLQKEDKEGRLLLSKKRAQYERAWGTIERIKEEDGVVTGTVIEVVKGGLILDIGLRGFLPASLVEMRRVRDLQPYVGRSLEAKIIELDKNRNNVVLSRRAWLEQTQSEVRTNFLQTLQKGQVRSGVVSSIVNFGAFVDLGGVDGLVHVSELSWKHIDHPSEVVEVGTEVTVEVLDVDFDRERVSLSLKATQEDPWQAFARTHAIGQVVPGKVTKLVPFGAFVRVEDGIEGLVHISELAQRHVEVPEQVAKVGDEVFVKVIDIDLERRRISLSLKQANEGVDPVSEDFDPSLYGMAAEYDEDGNYKYPEGFDPETNEWLEGYEAQREAWEAEYAAALARWEAHKAQVARAMEEEQDSGAAAAAGSTSYSSAPSEASGTLASDEALAALREKLTGN